A portion of the Lolium rigidum isolate FL_2022 chromosome 1, APGP_CSIRO_Lrig_0.1, whole genome shotgun sequence genome contains these proteins:
- the LOC124703857 gene encoding xyloglucan galactosyltransferase KATAMARI1 homolog: MKPSSVSTTEGDGAAGDDGKQSAKRSAVARPSRVVCVVLLATMFWGVIFLLHDSTSLQLGNAAFFSHLKMFQFGLSSDKCAGRYVYMYDLPARFNADLVGDCSGPNASTDKCKHAANGGFGPVITGGGGGELPERGVYDTDQFSLSMIFHARMKQHECLTSRPAAAAAVYIPFYAGLDVERYLGQEHNDSSASDALARSLVEWLLARPEWRVMGGRDHFMNVARGSWDFLRTPDVPGLGNSLLNYPAIRNVTVLTSEASPWHGVDFAVPFPSHFHASSDADVASWQGRMRRLERKWLWGFTGAPRPSTKQTVRSQILEQCGRSSRCGVFRSTPRYTPGRTMQLLESVEFCMQPRGDAFTRKSTFDSILAGCIPVFFHPISAYLQYIWHLPRDYRTYSVLINHGDVESKNTSIEEVLAKIPPAKVAQMREQVIRLIPSVMYRDPAAKGVTFRDAFDIAVDAVIRRVEKRRRAAAQGREYHDNVDGGNSWKYDLQEDGDKDIIGSHEFDTYF; the protein is encoded by the coding sequence ATGAAGCCCTCGTCTGTGAGCACTACCGAGGGAGATGGTGCGGCCGGCGACGACGGCAAGCAATCAGCCAAGAGATCCGCCGTGGCCCGGCCGTCTCGGGTAGTCTGCGTGGTATTGCTCGCCACCATGTTCTGGGGCGTGATATTCCTCCTCCACGACTCCACCAGCTTGCAGCTGGGCAACGCAGCCTTCTTCTCCCACCTCAAGATGTTCCAGTTCGGGCTGTCGTCGGACAAGTGCGCTGGCCGGTACGTGTACATGTACGACCTGCCGGCACGGTTCAACGCTGACCTCGTCGGCGACTGCAGCGGCCCCAACGCCTCCACCGACAAGTGCAAGCATGCGGCCAACGGAGGATTCGGCCCGGTCatcacgggcggcggcggcggggagctcCCTGAGAGGGGAGTCTACGACACCGACCAGTTCTCGCTGTCCATGATCTTCCACGCCCGGATGAAGCAGCACGAGTGCCTGACgtcccgccccgccgccgccgccgcggtgtaCATCCCGTTCTACGCCGGGCTGGACGTGGAGAGGTACCTGGGCCAGGAGCACAACGACTCCTCGGCCAGTGACGCCCTGGCGCGTAGCCTTGTAGAGTGGCTCCTTGCGCGGCCGGAGTGGCGCGTCATGGGTGGGCGTGACCACTTCATGAACGTCGCGCGGGGCAGCTGGGACTTCCTGCGCACGCCCGACGTTCCAGGTCTGGGCAACTCCCTCTTGAACTACCCTGCGATTCGCAACGTCACGGTGCTCACGTCGGAGGCCAGCCCGTGGCACGGCGTCGACTTCGCCGTGCCGTTCCCGTCGCACTTCCACGCCTCCTCCGACGCCGACGTCGCCAGCTGGCAGGGCCGCATGCGGCGGCTGGAGCGCAAGTGGCTGTGGGGATTCACAGGCGCGCCCCGTCCCAGCACCAAGCAGACCGTGCGCTCCCAGATCCTGGAGCAGTGCGGCAGGTCCAGCCGGTGCGGCGTCTTCCGCAGTACTCCAAGGTACACGCCGGGCCGGACCATGCAGCTGCTGGAGAGCGTAGAGTTCTGCATGCAGCCGCGCGGGGACGCCTTCACGCGCAAGTCCACCTTCGACAGCATCCTCGCCGGATGCATCCCGGTCTTCTTCCACCCCATCTCCGCCTACCTCCAGTACATCTGGCACCTGCCCAGGGACTACAGGACCTACTCGGTGTTAATCAACCATGGCGACGTAGAAAGCAAGAACACCAGCATCGAAGAGGTGCTCGCCAAGATACCGCCGGCCAAGGTGGCGCAGATGCGGGAGCAGGTCATCCGGCTCATACCCAGCGTCATGTACAGGGACCCGGCCGCCAAGGGCGTCACGTTCAGGGACGCCTTCGACATCGCCGTCGATGCCGTCATCCGCCGGGTGGAGAAGCGCCGCCGGGCCGCGGCGCAAGGCCGGGAGTACCACGACAACGTCGACGGAGGCAATAGCTGGAAGTACGATTTGCAAGAGGATGGAGACAAGGATATAATAGGCTCACACGAGTTTGATACATACTTTTAG
- the LOC124703867 gene encoding uncharacterized protein LOC124703867, giving the protein MAARALAAAAIGRRAARETRPPLLASCRNRSASAQRVEEAAAPAMTTGEQVEAALNTKNVEVLQGEEHVATVLPDETIDIDIGAGEDASWVPDQETGVFVPADADTTATHGPPGDMPTAGGSVLDQAVFLREEEMEDVERPAVDMANGNDCSEKY; this is encoded by the exons atggccgcgcgagcactcgcCGCAGCTGCCATCGGCCGCCGGGCGGCCAGGGAGACCAGGCCGCCCCTTCTCGCCTCCTGCAG GAATCGCTCGGCCAGCGCGCAGCGTGTGGAGGAGGCCGCGGCGCCGGCGATGACTACCGGGGAGCAGGTGGAGGCGGCGCTCAACACCAAGAACGTGGAGGTGCTCCAGGGCGAGGAGCACGTCGCGACGGTGCTCCCCGACGAGACCATCGATATCGACATCGGAGCTGGCGAGGACGCGTCGTGGGTGCCCGACCAGGAGACGGGCGTCTTTGTCCCCGCCGACGCCGACACCACCGCCACCCACGGTCCACCCGGCGACATGCCCACGGCGGGTGGGTCGGTGCTGGACCAGGCGGTGTTCCTCCgggaggaggagatggaggaCGTCGAGAGGCCCGCCGTCGACATGGCCAATGGCAACGACTGTAGCGAGAAGTACTAG